A genomic segment from Salvia splendens isolate huo1 chromosome 13, SspV2, whole genome shotgun sequence encodes:
- the LOC121760469 gene encoding DNA topoisomerase 6 subunit B-like, producing the protein MPPPLLPPAEESVLVAWSCAAAAGTLASLGDPSSLLPVMPLPLLPLAGGSVGSRKGRERYARDGDESVLSPEPALIWSKMSTGLPIEIFSSMKGHAFSSFCRLDIDIHRNIPHIHVHEKRENHERWHGAEIQIVIEGNWTTYRSKILHYMRQMAVITPYAQFLFKFLSESPDKNMSVRFARRTDIMPPAPLETKYLPSAVDLLLIKRLIAETSKQNLLQFLQHEFVNVGKSHAERLIGEMGPDFTPKMAVKSLTSQQIVRIHQLFRQAKFDDPSGDCLSPAGEYNLRLGIIKELHPDMVATYSGR; encoded by the exons ATGCCGCCGCCACTGCTGCCGCCCGCCGAAGAATCGGTGTTGGTGGCGTGGTCATGTGCGGCGGCCGCTGGAACCCTAGCTTCACTGGGTGACCCTTCGTCGCTGCTACCGGTGATGCCGCTGCCACTGCTGCCGCTCGCCGGAGGATCAGT GGGTTCTAGgaaaggtcgggaaaggtatgcCCGGGACGGTGATGAATCTGTTCTGAGTCCCGAACCT GCTCTTATCTGGTCCAAGATGAGTACTGGGCTGCCTATTGAAATTTTTTCTTCAATGAAAGGCCATGCATTTTCATCGTTTTGCCGATTAGACATAGATATTCATAG GAATATTCCTCACATACATGTACATGAGAAAAGAGAGAATCATGAAAGGTGGCATGGAGCTGAAATTCAGATTGTAATCGAGGGAAACTGGACGACCTATCGT TCCAAAATATTGCATTACATGCGTCAAATGGCTGTCATTACTCCATATGCACAATTTCTATTCAAGTTTCTGTCAGAGTCTCCAGA CAAAAATATGAGCGTGAGGTTTGCTAGAAGGACAGATATAATGCCGCCAGCTCCTCTTGAGACCAAGTACCTTCCTTCAGCAGTTGATTTGCTTTTGATAAAAAGACTTATTGCTGAAACTTCAAAGCAGAATCTTTTGCAGTTTCTTCAGCACGAATTTGTGAACGTTGGGAAGTCCCATGCTGAGCGTTTAATTG GAGAAATGGGTCCAGATTTTACTCCCAAAATGGCTGTGAAGTCTCTTACTTCTCAGCAAATTGTTCGCATCCATCAGTTGTTCCGTCAAGCAAAGTTTGATGATCCCAGTGGTGAT TGTCTTAGTCCTGCTGGGGAATATAATCTACGTTTAGGGATCATAAAGGAACTGCATCCGGATATGGTTGCTACGTATTCAGGAAGGTAG
- the LOC121760471 gene encoding probable glutathione peroxidase 2, giving the protein MEVYDLFETIEVVLDKFVGVTCVTPKTRTILLGLFILEERLFNHGLTQSNYKELNVLYERYRDRGFEILAFPCNQFGYQKPGTNEEIEETVCTRFKAEFPIFDKIEVYGKNTAPPFTSSFLVNKEGKVVERYAPATSPLAVEKDIQNILP; this is encoded by the exons ATGGAGGTCTATGACTTGTTCGAGACTATTGAAGTAGTTCTTGATAAATTTGTCGGTGTTACTTGTGTTACGCCTAAGACACGGACTATTTTGTTGGGCTTGTTCATATTAGAAGAACGATTATTCAACCA tgGTTTAACACAGTCAAATTACAAGGAGTTGAATGTGTTGTACGAGAGATATAGAGATCGAG GCTTTGAAATCCTCGCTTTTCCTTGCAATCAGTTTGGTTATCAAAAGCCAGGAACTAATGAGGAAATCGAGGAAACTGTATGTACAAGATTTAAAGCTGAGTTCCCGATCTTTGACAAG ATCGAGGTCTATGGAAAGAATACAGCACCCCCCTTTACAAGTTCGTTTTTGGTGAATAAAGAAGGAAAAGTCGTGGAGAGATACGCTCCGGCCACATCGCCACTTGCAGTTGAG AAAGACATACAGAATATTTTGCCATAA